From the genome of Nitrosomonas sp., one region includes:
- the pstB gene encoding phosphate ABC transporter ATP-binding protein PstB: MQNSTELNQYKSEVKNLSFYYGTFNALKNIDMVLHDKKITALIGPSGCGKSTFLRCFNRMHDLYPGNRYEGDIILYPDDVNILLPKVDPIEVRMRISMVFQKPNPFPKSIYENVAYGLRVRGIRQRAILDEKIEDALRNAALWDEVKDRLYDLAFNLSGGQQQRLCIARALATDPEILLFDEPTSALDPIATASIEELIADLKDKVTILIVTHNMQQAARVSDYTAYMYLGELIEFDETDTIFIKPKNKQTEDYITGRFG; the protein is encoded by the coding sequence ATGCAAAATAGTACGGAGTTAAATCAGTACAAATCAGAGGTAAAGAATCTGAGCTTTTATTACGGTACTTTTAATGCATTGAAAAATATCGATATGGTGCTGCATGACAAAAAAATTACAGCGCTAATCGGCCCCTCAGGTTGTGGGAAATCGACATTTCTGAGATGTTTTAATCGAATGCATGACTTGTATCCGGGAAATCGTTATGAAGGAGACATTATTCTTTATCCGGATGATGTAAACATCTTGTTGCCTAAAGTTGATCCGATAGAAGTGCGAATGCGAATCAGCATGGTTTTTCAAAAACCCAATCCATTTCCAAAATCAATTTATGAGAATGTTGCATATGGTTTAAGAGTAAGAGGAATAAGACAACGCGCAATACTTGATGAAAAAATTGAAGACGCGCTTCGTAATGCAGCCCTTTGGGATGAAGTAAAGGACCGGCTTTATGATCTTGCATTCAACCTTTCGGGTGGTCAGCAGCAACGATTATGTATAGCACGTGCATTAGCAACTGATCCTGAGATATTATTGTTTGATGAACCGACATCCGCATTAGATCCAATAGCAACTGCAAGTATTGAGGAGCTCATTGCAGATCTTAAAGATAAAGTCACTATTCTAATAGTGACGCATAACATGCAACAAGCTGCACGCGTTTCTGATTATACAGCGTATATGTATCTCGGAGAGTTAATTGAATTTGATGAAACAGATACGATATTTATCAAACCAAAAAATAAGCAAACAGAAGATTACATAACAGGCCGCTTTGGCTAA
- a CDS encoding NADH-quinone oxidoreductase subunit A, whose translation MLENYFPILLFLIIGFVVGAGCMIGGWMMAPNRPDKEKLSAYECGFEAFEDARMKFDVRYYLVAILFILFDLEIAFLFPWAIVLDEIGLFGFVAMMVFLGILVVGFVYEWVRGALEWD comes from the coding sequence ATGCTTGAAAATTATTTTCCGATTTTATTATTCCTGATTATAGGGTTTGTAGTTGGCGCCGGTTGCATGATCGGCGGGTGGATGATGGCGCCCAATCGTCCAGATAAAGAAAAGTTATCTGCGTACGAATGCGGTTTTGAAGCGTTTGAAGATGCGCGGATGAAATTCGATGTGCGCTATTATCTTGTTGCGATATTGTTTATTTTATTTGACTTGGAAATCGCGTTTCTATTTCCCTGGGCGATCGTGCTTGACGAAATAGGATTATTTGGTTTTGTCGCAATGATGGTGTTTCTTGGCATACTAGTGGTGGGTTTCGTGTACGAATGGGTGCGTGGCGCATTGGAGTGGGATTAA
- a CDS encoding NADH-quinone oxidoreductase subunit D yields the protein MAEIRNYTMNFGPQHPAAHGVLRLVLELDGEVVRRADPHIGLLHRATEKLAENKTYLQSVPYMDRLDYVSMMVNEHAYVMAIEKLLEVDVPIRAQYIRVMFDEITRILNHLLWIGAHALDVGAMTMFLYAFREREDLMDCYEAVSGARLHAAYYRPGGVYRDLPDTMPQYQSSKIHNEKQTKIRNQAREGSLLDFIEDFTERFPAYVDEYETLLTDNRIWKQRLVDVGVVSPERAKALGFTGPMLRGSGVEWDLRKKQPYEVYDRVDFDIPVGVNGDCYDRYLVRMEEFRQSNRIIKQCVDWLRKNPGPVITDNHKIAPPSRVDMKQNMEEMIHHFKLFSEGFHVPTGEAYVGVEHPKGEFGIYLVSNGANKPYRLKIRAPGFAHLAAMDEMSRGHMIADVVAIIGTQDIVFGEIDR from the coding sequence ATGGCAGAAATAAGAAATTACACCATGAATTTTGGACCTCAGCATCCAGCTGCGCATGGAGTGCTGCGATTGGTGTTGGAATTGGATGGGGAGGTGGTGCGGCGCGCCGATCCGCATATCGGATTATTGCATCGCGCAACCGAGAAACTCGCAGAAAACAAAACCTATCTGCAATCCGTTCCCTACATGGACCGGTTGGACTACGTTTCAATGATGGTCAATGAACATGCTTATGTGATGGCTATCGAGAAACTGCTGGAGGTAGATGTCCCAATCAGGGCGCAATATATTCGCGTCATGTTTGACGAGATCACGCGGATCTTGAATCATTTGCTGTGGATTGGTGCGCATGCACTGGATGTTGGAGCAATGACCATGTTTCTCTATGCGTTTCGTGAAAGAGAAGACCTTATGGATTGCTATGAGGCAGTATCCGGAGCGAGATTGCATGCTGCTTATTACAGGCCGGGTGGGGTGTATCGCGATTTACCTGACACCATGCCGCAATATCAATCTTCAAAAATACACAATGAGAAACAAACAAAAATAAGAAATCAAGCCAGAGAAGGTTCGCTACTGGATTTCATTGAGGATTTTACCGAACGTTTTCCGGCTTACGTCGATGAATACGAGACCTTGTTGACAGATAATCGTATCTGGAAGCAGCGGCTTGTTGATGTCGGTGTGGTGTCACCTGAGCGCGCCAAAGCGCTTGGTTTTACCGGACCGATGTTGCGGGGATCGGGGGTGGAGTGGGATTTGCGAAAAAAACAACCTTATGAGGTTTATGACCGGGTGGATTTTGACATTCCGGTTGGTGTCAATGGCGACTGCTATGACCGCTATTTGGTGCGTATGGAAGAATTCCGTCAGTCCAATCGTATTATCAAACAGTGTGTTGATTGGTTACGCAAGAATCCGGGGCCGGTAATTACTGATAATCACAAGATTGCGCCGCCGTCGCGTGTGGATATGAAACAGAATATGGAAGAAATGATACATCATTTCAAATTGTTCTCAGAAGGTTTTCACGTGCCGACAGGAGAGGCCTATGTTGGTGTTGAACACCCTAAAGGAGAGTTCGGTATCTATTTGGTATCAAATGGTGCGAACAAGCCTTATCGCCTGAAAATCCGTGCGCCTGGTTTTGCGCATCTGGCGGCAATGGATGAGATGTCGCGCGGGCATATGATCGCTGATGTGGTGGCAATCATCGGCACACAAGATATAGTATTTGGTGAAATAGATAGATAA
- the nuoF gene encoding NADH-quinone oxidoreductase subunit NuoF encodes MKQYPLTLLNGVDPSDPDNWRLSSYLRREGYAALRRILSNKIPPEEIIEEVKKSALRGRGGAGFPTGLKWSFMPKDYQGDKYIVCNSDEGEPGTFKDRDILHYNPHLLIEGMIIAAYAMGAKAGYNYIHGEIWATYERMEEAVEEARAAGYLGNSILGSSFSFQLYNHHGYGAYICGEETALLESIEGKKGQPRFKPPFPANYGLYGKPTTINNTETFASVPWIIRNGGEQYLKLGKPNNGGTKIFSVSGHVNKPGNYEIPLGTPFAELLELAGGMRGGRKLKGCIPGGSSMPVLPGDIMMATDMDYDSIAKAGSMLGSGAVIIMDETTCMVRALERLSYFYFEESCGQCTPCREGTGWLYRIVHRIEHGKGRQEDLDLLDDIADNIQGRTICALGDAAAMPVRAMIQHFRDEFAYHIEHKKCMV; translated from the coding sequence ATGAAACAGTATCCACTTACATTGCTCAATGGCGTAGATCCGTCAGATCCCGACAATTGGCGTCTGAGCAGCTATTTAAGACGCGAGGGTTACGCAGCTCTTAGAAGAATTCTGTCTAATAAGATTCCGCCGGAAGAAATTATCGAAGAGGTCAAAAAATCGGCGCTGCGTGGGCGAGGTGGTGCGGGATTTCCGACCGGCTTAAAATGGAGTTTTATGCCCAAGGATTATCAGGGCGATAAATATATCGTTTGTAATTCTGATGAAGGAGAACCCGGTACTTTTAAAGACCGTGATATTTTGCACTATAACCCGCATCTTTTGATCGAAGGTATGATCATAGCCGCATATGCAATGGGTGCAAAAGCGGGCTATAATTACATCCATGGTGAAATATGGGCGACCTATGAGCGCATGGAAGAAGCGGTTGAGGAAGCGCGAGCAGCTGGCTATCTTGGAAATAGTATACTGGGATCATCTTTCAGTTTTCAACTTTATAATCACCATGGGTATGGCGCGTATATTTGTGGTGAAGAGACGGCGCTGCTTGAATCCATAGAAGGTAAAAAGGGGCAGCCACGCTTTAAACCGCCTTTTCCGGCAAATTATGGTCTTTATGGAAAACCAACAACCATAAACAATACAGAAACATTTGCGTCGGTTCCCTGGATTATTCGTAATGGAGGCGAGCAATATCTGAAATTGGGCAAGCCCAATAATGGCGGCACCAAGATTTTCTCTGTTTCCGGTCATGTCAATAAACCGGGCAATTACGAAATTCCGCTCGGGACACCATTTGCCGAGCTGCTTGAGCTTGCCGGTGGCATGCGTGGTGGCCGCAAGCTGAAAGGTTGTATACCTGGTGGTTCATCAATGCCTGTGTTGCCAGGCGATATCATGATGGCAACAGATATGGATTATGATTCCATCGCAAAGGCCGGCTCCATGCTGGGATCAGGCGCAGTTATCATTATGGATGAAACAACTTGCATGGTTAGAGCGCTTGAACGTTTATCCTATTTTTATTTTGAGGAATCCTGCGGTCAATGTACGCCGTGTCGGGAAGGAACAGGATGGCTTTACCGGATCGTCCATCGTATTGAGCATGGAAAAGGGCGTCAGGAAGATCTCGATTTACTGGATGATATCGCAGATAATATTCAGGGAAGAACGATTTGTGCGTTAGGTGATGCTGCTGCGATGCCGGTACGCGCCATGATTCAGCATTTTAGAGATGAATTTGCCTATCATATTGAACATAAGAAATGCATGGTGTAA
- the nuoE gene encoding NADH-quinone oxidoreductase subunit NuoE encodes MLSAESLEKIDREIAKYPADKKQSAVMSALAIAQNEKGWLANETMDFVADYLGMPPIAVYEVATFYNMYDLEPVGQYKITVCTNLPCALSGGNQAADHLKQKLGIGFNQTTPDGKFTLKEGECMGACGDAPVMLVNNRRMCSFMSNEKIDEMLEELKK; translated from the coding sequence ATGTTAAGCGCTGAATCCTTAGAAAAAATAGACCGCGAAATAGCGAAATATCCTGCTGACAAAAAGCAATCCGCAGTGATGTCGGCTTTGGCAATTGCTCAGAATGAAAAAGGATGGTTGGCAAATGAAACAATGGATTTTGTTGCAGACTACCTGGGTATGCCGCCCATAGCGGTATATGAAGTTGCTACATTCTACAATATGTACGACCTTGAACCGGTCGGTCAGTACAAAATAACAGTCTGTACGAATTTGCCCTGTGCATTATCCGGGGGAAATCAAGCGGCTGACCACCTTAAACAAAAATTGGGAATAGGATTTAATCAAACAACACCTGATGGGAAGTTTACGTTGAAGGAAGGCGAGTGTATGGGTGCTTGCGGAGATGCGCCGGTAATGCTGGTTAACAACAGGCGCATGTGCAGTTTCATGTCCAACGAAAAAATAGATGAAATGTTGGAGGAATTAAAAAAATGA
- a CDS encoding NADH-quinone oxidoreductase subunit B, which produces MSIEGALEKGFITTNLDSVINWGRTGSMWPMTFGLACCAVEMMQTGASRYDLDRFGIVFRPSPRQSDVMIVAGTLCNKMAPALRKVYDQMAEPRWVISMGSCANGGGYYHYSYSVVRGCDRIVPVDIYVPGCPPTAEALLYGIIQLQNKIHRTNTIAR; this is translated from the coding sequence ATGAGTATTGAAGGCGCCTTGGAAAAAGGCTTTATAACAACAAACCTGGATTCGGTAATTAATTGGGGACGGACCGGGTCGATGTGGCCGATGACATTTGGCTTGGCCTGCTGTGCCGTGGAAATGATGCAAACAGGTGCCTCGCGTTACGATCTTGATCGTTTCGGTATTGTGTTTCGGCCAAGTCCGAGGCAGTCAGATGTGATGATAGTTGCGGGTACGTTGTGCAATAAAATGGCCCCTGCGCTTAGAAAAGTATACGATCAGATGGCTGAACCGCGCTGGGTAATCTCTATGGGTTCATGTGCAAATGGTGGTGGTTATTACCATTATTCATACTCTGTGGTGCGCGGGTGTGACCGCATTGTACCGGTTGATATTTATGTTCCGGGATGCCCGCCAACTGCTGAGGCGTTGCTCTATGGCATTATACAGTTGCAAAACAAGATTCACCGTACCAACACGATTGCGCGGTAG
- the tpiA gene encoding triose-phosphate isomerase, giving the protein MREKLVAGNWKMHGNLKENDALLSAMVAGISVLGTDASYAVCVPYPYLAFAQSKLEDTKIKWGAQNVSQHEKGAFTGEVSAAMLNDFDCTYAIVGHSERRMFYGESSQVVAEKYVAAQKAGLTPILCVGETLEQRDSGTTEQVIDEQLSAVITSAGVDSLAKAVVAYEPVWAIGTGKTATPQQAQDIHRFIRQGIAKQNSEVAANLTILYGGSVKANNAAELFAMSDIDGGLIGGASLIADEFIAICKAIQS; this is encoded by the coding sequence ATGCGAGAAAAACTGGTAGCTGGTAACTGGAAAATGCATGGTAACCTTAAAGAAAATGATGCACTATTAAGTGCAATGGTTGCTGGAATTTCAGTGCTGGGAACTGATGCCAGTTATGCAGTTTGTGTACCCTATCCTTACTTGGCTTTTGCGCAGTCTAAACTAGAAGACACAAAAATAAAATGGGGTGCGCAGAATGTCAGTCAACATGAAAAAGGCGCTTTCACTGGAGAAGTATCGGCTGCAATGTTGAATGATTTTGATTGCACTTACGCAATAGTAGGTCACTCAGAAAGAAGAATGTTTTATGGTGAAAGCAGTCAAGTCGTCGCTGAGAAATATGTCGCTGCACAAAAAGCAGGCCTGACGCCTATATTGTGTGTCGGTGAAACACTGGAGCAGCGGGATTCGGGTACAACTGAGCAGGTAATCGATGAGCAATTAAGTGCAGTGATAACATCGGCAGGCGTTGATTCGTTGGCAAAGGCGGTTGTTGCTTACGAACCGGTTTGGGCGATTGGAACGGGCAAGACAGCCACGCCTCAACAGGCTCAAGATATACATCGCTTTATAAGGCAAGGCATTGCTAAACAGAATTCGGAAGTTGCTGCTAACTTGACGATATTGTATGGCGGCAGTGTAAAAGCAAATAATGCTGCTGAGCTTTTTGCAATGTCCGATATTGACGGTGGTTTGATTGGTGGCGCATCGCTGATCGCAGATGAATTTATTGCTATTTGCAAGGCAATACAAAGTTAA
- a CDS encoding NADH-quinone oxidoreductase subunit C: MNTDQQQVLVEALTNILADRLVSKHQLFDELTIVVHAKDVCSVSEILRDHKDLSFDTLIDLCGVDYSTYGDNSNALGQSDGRRFAVVYHLLSVNLNQRLRMKVFAEDNEFPVVDSVMDIWPVANWFEREAFDLYGVVFAGHSDLRRILTDYGFVGNPFRKDFPISGYVEMRYDEEQKRVIYQPVSIEPREITPHVIREKNYGDSHTE, translated from the coding sequence ATGAATACAGATCAACAACAAGTATTGGTTGAAGCGCTGACAAATATTCTGGCTGATCGTCTGGTGAGCAAGCATCAATTGTTTGATGAACTGACAATTGTGGTTCATGCCAAAGATGTCTGTTCGGTGAGCGAAATCTTGCGAGATCATAAAGATTTAAGTTTCGATACACTGATAGATTTGTGTGGTGTCGATTACTCGACCTATGGGGATAATTCGAATGCGTTGGGTCAATCGGATGGCAGGCGGTTTGCAGTCGTTTATCATTTGCTTTCAGTGAACCTCAATCAGCGACTGAGAATGAAAGTATTTGCGGAAGATAATGAATTTCCGGTAGTTGATTCTGTAATGGATATCTGGCCGGTTGCAAACTGGTTTGAGCGTGAAGCCTTCGATCTTTACGGAGTTGTTTTTGCTGGACATTCGGATTTAAGAAGAATACTTACTGACTATGGATTTGTGGGTAATCCGTTTCGTAAGGATTTTCCGATATCAGGATACGTTGAAATGCGCTACGATGAAGAACAAAAACGAGTCATTTATCAGCCGGTCAGCATAGAGCCACGTGAAATAACGCCGCATGTTATTCGTGAGAAAAACTATGGCGATAGTCATACGGAATAG
- the pstA gene encoding phosphate ABC transporter permease PstA has translation MRNVNNLSELRKIIEHHKRWDLLFMITGIIALMIAILTFIALFTQMLIDGMPRLSWDFFTSFPSRRPEAAGILSAWVGTTLVMLVTAVSAVPLGIGAGVYLEEYAPKNFFTEIIEINVTNLAGVPSIIYGLLALGLFVYQLGFGQSILAAGLALALLILPVVIVATREAIRAIPIAIREGAYALGATKWQTVSDHLLPYSAAGILTGIIIGLARAIGETAPIITIGALTFIAFLPPSPVTDEFPFISFEWLTAPFTVMPIQMFNWVSRPEEAFQLNAAAAGLVLVVMTLTMNGLAIYLRYRMRKNIKW, from the coding sequence ATGAGAAATGTAAATAATCTGAGCGAGCTCAGAAAAATAATCGAACATCATAAACGCTGGGATTTGTTGTTTATGATTACCGGTATCATTGCATTAATGATTGCAATACTGACGTTTATCGCATTATTTACACAGATGTTGATTGATGGCATGCCGCGATTGTCCTGGGATTTTTTTACTTCTTTTCCATCTCGCCGCCCAGAAGCTGCGGGAATATTGTCGGCCTGGGTTGGGACTACATTGGTGATGTTAGTAACTGCAGTATCTGCCGTTCCCTTGGGTATTGGCGCAGGCGTTTATCTTGAAGAATATGCACCAAAGAATTTTTTCACCGAAATTATAGAAATCAATGTGACCAATTTGGCGGGCGTGCCTTCAATCATATATGGATTGCTTGCTTTAGGCTTGTTTGTATATCAGTTAGGCTTTGGGCAAAGTATTCTTGCCGCTGGCCTGGCTTTGGCTTTGTTGATTTTGCCGGTAGTTATTGTTGCAACGCGTGAAGCGATCAGGGCGATACCTATTGCAATTCGTGAAGGCGCTTACGCATTAGGCGCAACTAAATGGCAGACGGTTTCGGATCATTTGTTACCGTATTCGGCTGCTGGCATTCTAACTGGGATTATTATTGGGTTGGCCAGAGCTATTGGCGAAACAGCGCCGATAATTACAATTGGCGCTTTGACGTTTATAGCTTTCTTGCCACCGTCACCTGTAACCGATGAATTTCCTTTTATTTCGTTTGAATGGCTGACTGCGCCATTTACAGTGATGCCGATACAGATGTTTAACTGGGTATCAAGACCGGAAGAGGCGTTTCAATTAAATGCAGCGGCAGCTGGACTGGTATTGGTTGTCATGACACTAACGATGAATGGATTGGCAATTTATTTGCGTTATCGCATGCGTAAGAATATTAAATGGTAG
- a CDS encoding cytochrome c family protein — translation MKHPITYVLAILATFVFFTGTAVADFEGRQKCSSCHKSQGKSWRETAHAKAMESLKAGERKEAKEKAGLDPDKDYTKDKDCVGCHVDGWEQRGGYTIERPRRQLAAVGCESCHGAGKRYRGDHRKGGQQFERTGRTTERKRLADRGQDFHFEEACAGCHLNYEGSGWKGTKAPYTPFTPEVDEKYRFDFDKMVKDDSAMHAHYKLDGAFVGEPKFKFHDEFQANAQEGEKGDEDDDDDDD, via the coding sequence ATGAAACACCCAATAACGTACGTACTGGCTATACTCGCGACATTTGTGTTTTTCACGGGGACAGCGGTAGCGGATTTTGAGGGGCGGCAGAAATGCAGCTCATGCCACAAATCACAAGGTAAATCATGGCGCGAGACAGCGCATGCCAAAGCGATGGAATCGCTGAAGGCAGGCGAGCGCAAGGAAGCGAAAGAAAAAGCAGGCCTTGACCCAGACAAGGACTACACCAAAGACAAAGACTGCGTAGGCTGCCATGTTGATGGCTGGGAGCAGAGAGGAGGATACACCATAGAGCGGCCGAGACGTCAACTGGCGGCAGTAGGGTGTGAATCCTGCCATGGTGCTGGCAAAAGATACAGGGGCGATCACCGAAAAGGCGGGCAGCAATTTGAAAGAACAGGCAGGACCACCGAGCGCAAGCGACTGGCGGACAGAGGTCAGGACTTTCATTTTGAAGAAGCGTGTGCGGGGTGTCACCTGAACTATGAAGGTTCGGGCTGGAAAGGCACGAAAGCACCCTATACGCCATTCACACCAGAAGTTGATGAGAAATACCGGTTTGACTTTGACAAAATGGTAAAAGACGACAGTGCGATGCATGCGCACTACAAACTGGATGGTGCATTTGTCGGCGAACCGAAATTCAAGTTTCACGATGAATTCCAGGCCAACGCCCAAGAGGGTGAGAAAGGCGACGAAGACGACGATGACGATGATGATTAA
- a CDS encoding NapC/NirT family cytochrome c, translated as MTALQKGAIGTLLTGALLGIVLVGIVFGGEAALSTEEFCTSCHSMTYTQDELRESTHYGALGVNPGCKDCHIPQGFKNFHLAVYTHVVDGARELWLELVNDYSTLEKFNERRLIMAHDARMNLKKWDSVTCRDCHKNPDPPGEDAQAAHKKMETEGATCIDCHQNLVHEEAPMTDLDASLAQGKMVLKADEDDDWDDDDDDWDDDY; from the coding sequence ATGACTGCATTACAAAAAGGAGCGATAGGCACCCTGTTAACGGGGGCGTTACTGGGGATCGTTCTGGTGGGTATAGTATTTGGCGGAGAGGCGGCGTTATCGACAGAAGAATTCTGTACGAGCTGTCACTCGATGACGTATACCCAGGACGAGCTGAGAGAATCGACCCACTATGGGGCATTGGGAGTCAATCCTGGGTGTAAGGACTGTCATATACCGCAGGGATTCAAGAACTTTCATTTGGCGGTTTATACTCATGTAGTAGATGGTGCGCGGGAATTATGGCTGGAGCTGGTGAATGATTACTCGACGTTGGAGAAGTTTAACGAACGTCGGTTAATCATGGCGCATGATGCGCGGATGAACCTGAAGAAATGGGACAGTGTGACGTGTCGTGATTGTCATAAGAATCCGGATCCACCTGGAGAGGATGCACAGGCTGCGCATAAGAAGATGGAAACAGAGGGAGCGACGTGTATAGATTGTCATCAGAACCTGGTGCATGAAGAAGCCCCGATGACGGATCTTGATGCGAGTCTTGCTCAGGGCAAGATGGTATTGAAGGCCGATGAAGATGATGACTGGGATGATGACGATGATGACTGGGATGATGATTATTAA
- the secG gene encoding preprotein translocase subunit SecG — translation METLVWSIHVILAVVLIVLVLLQHGKGADMGAAFGSGSAGSLFGASGSATFLSRTTGIVAAIFFVTSMSLTYLSMNQSEDLGVMSLMGEIEENQDATPSEQLNLESDAEEVVAPSISESEGASKANQIPD, via the coding sequence TTGGAAACTTTGGTTTGGTCTATTCATGTAATATTAGCGGTGGTATTAATCGTGCTAGTATTACTGCAACATGGTAAAGGTGCTGATATGGGTGCTGCCTTTGGCAGCGGATCGGCAGGAAGTTTATTTGGTGCAAGTGGTTCAGCGACTTTTTTAAGTAGAACAACAGGAATAGTTGCTGCAATTTTTTTTGTGACCAGCATGAGTTTGACTTATCTTTCGATGAATCAATCAGAAGATCTGGGCGTGATGAGTTTGATGGGTGAAATTGAAGAAAATCAAGATGCCACACCGTCAGAACAACTCAATCTAGAATCAGATGCTGAGGAAGTGGTTGCCCCGAGCATTTCCGAAAGTGAAGGTGCATCGAAAGCAAACCAGATACCGGATTAG
- the pstC gene encoding phosphate ABC transporter permease subunit PstC: MSKELSKKKNYVGRLGYSYRRNLHERFIESILFLSAMLSVFIMLAIIVMLVKESVVFFQHVSIWEFLTDTQWTPLFDDAHYGILPLVSGTVVSSMVALCVALPLGTIIAIYLSEFAPFAVREVAKPFLELLGGVPTVVYGYFALLFVTPLLQMIFPELPGFSLLSAGLVMGIMIIPYVSSMTEDAMRAVPMHLREGSYAMGATRFQTAIRVVMPAAFSGIAAAYILGISRAVGETMVVAIAAGMQPNLTWNPMEPAATITAYIVQVSLGDLPHGSVGYQTIFAAGLTLLLITLVFNIIGHLLRKRYREIY, translated from the coding sequence GTGTCAAAAGAGTTGTCTAAAAAGAAAAATTATGTAGGTAGACTAGGGTATAGCTACCGACGTAATTTGCACGAACGATTTATAGAATCGATTTTATTCCTGTCTGCTATGCTCTCTGTCTTTATTATGCTCGCAATCATTGTGATGCTGGTAAAGGAATCAGTCGTATTTTTTCAACATGTCTCGATTTGGGAATTTCTCACTGACACACAGTGGACTCCCCTCTTTGATGACGCGCATTATGGAATTTTGCCGTTGGTATCGGGAACTGTCGTTAGTTCCATGGTTGCGCTATGCGTTGCATTGCCTTTGGGTACGATTATTGCAATATATCTTTCTGAATTTGCGCCTTTTGCTGTACGTGAAGTCGCAAAACCATTTTTGGAGTTACTCGGTGGGGTGCCTACGGTGGTATATGGCTATTTTGCCCTCCTATTTGTTACACCGTTACTGCAAATGATTTTTCCTGAACTGCCAGGTTTCAGCTTGTTGTCGGCGGGCTTGGTGATGGGAATTATGATCATTCCCTATGTCAGTTCAATGACTGAAGATGCAATGCGGGCAGTGCCAATGCATTTGAGAGAAGGCTCTTATGCAATGGGCGCTACACGCTTTCAGACGGCTATTCGTGTAGTTATGCCAGCCGCGTTTTCTGGGATTGCAGCTGCTTATATTCTGGGTATTTCAAGAGCGGTGGGCGAAACCATGGTGGTTGCAATTGCAGCAGGTATGCAGCCAAACTTGACGTGGAATCCCATGGAACCAGCCGCAACGATAACTGCATACATCGTTCAGGTCAGTTTGGGGGATTTGCCACATGGGAGCGTAGGATACCAGACCATTTTTGCAGCAGGCCTGACGTTGTTATTGATAACACTTGTATTTAACATCATTGGACATCTGTTACGTAAACGTTACAGAGAAATTTACTAA